Proteins encoded together in one Anoplolepis gracilipes unplaced genomic scaffold, ASM4749672v1 Contig18, whole genome shotgun sequence window:
- the LOC140675710 gene encoding uncharacterized protein, with amino-acid sequence MVRLLQCNLNHSWRAHDDLMAQHMLEAKIGVCAVSELRHVPDSQFWLASENGLAAIHWKPELTSTPCMLVKKCKDFVVAKCEDFHIVSCYISSNTTSGSTTSNSRGHLVKAWAAECNLQLINVGSTPTCVRPQGSSVVDFTWASYSLAGMTSIIYQRLEGATGNGDPI; translated from the exons ATGGTACGGTTACTGCAATGCAACCTTAACCACAGTTGGCGTGCCCATGATGACCTCATGGCTCAGCACATGCTAGAGGCGAAGATCGGTGTGTGTGCTGTCTCGGAACTCAGACACGTCCCGGACTCTCAGTTTTGGTTAGCCAGCGAGAACGGCCTTGCGGCCATCCACTGGAAACCGGAGCTCACATCAACACCCTGTATGTTGGTGAAGAAATGTAAGGATTTTGTTGTGGCCAAATGTGAGGACTTTCACATAGTCTCATGTTACATCTCGTCCAATACTACTAGC GGATCTACCACCTCCAATAGTAGAGGACATCTCGTCAAAGCGTGGGCCGCGGAGTGCAACCTCCAATTGATAAATGTAGGCTCCACACCAACATGTGTGAGACCCCAAGGGTCATCTGTGGTGGACTTCACTTGGGCATCATACAGCCTTGCTGGTATGACCAGCATCATATATCAGAGATTGGAAGGTGCTACAGGAAACGGAGACCCTATCTGA